The nucleotide window tATAGGCTCTGTGCCGAGCTGCAACATGTTAGGAACCGGTACTCGCAGTGAGGGGCTCGACTTACATCAAGaaccaagaagaagaggagatCCACTGCGTTAAGCATCACAAGGATCCAAAATAGCCACCAATTAGGACCAGATGGGAACAGCAAGGTGAAGCATCGACGTGGATGGTCTAGCAAGAAGCGCAGCTCCTCCCAGACACCGGATCCACTCGGTACAACCTTTGCCGCAACCCAGATGATGAAGCGCAGCATGACGGGGAAACCTGTGTTTCCGATGATGATAAAGAACCACATGATCATCAGGACGAACTGGGACTGCTGGAACGAGATCATGCTGTCGGGCGTCAGGGTGAAGCCAACGTCCATGAAGGCCACGTTGGATGTGAAAAAGCCCCACCACGTTCTCGTCACCCCTGCATCGTCGACAGCTTTGCCATACGTGTTGTTGTGTAGGATGTACGGCAGGAGACAAGAAAGAATGACGAGCTGAAAACCCCAAAAGTAGAAGAGGAGGATGAGAGCCAGCGTTCTCAGTGAGCGGTACTCAATGCCACCAAGTTCCTCCCGCTGCTCCAGCGTGAGGCCAATGAAATTGGAGTTTCGCCCCGTGGTAGGGGTGTAAGAAAGGTAGGGCATATCGCCTTGCTTATCTCTGGACAGGGCGGAACGGATGGTGTCCATTGTCCGCGTCCGGACTGGGCGAGGCTGTCTCTCTTCGCCGTCTTCGTGATACCGCTTCTGCCCAGAGTTGAAGGTGCGGGGCTTGCGGAACCTCAGAGACTCGAGCGTGCCGGCTGCCGCCCTGGCGTCTTCTGTAAGCTCCTCCTTCCGCTGGCGCCACTCGGGCTCCgcgatggtgatggttgggttccgcccgcggcggttGCTCGCGCCCACAGCTTGTTGATCAACGCGCGAGTCGGCCGTTTGAAGGCGTGCCaaggcgttgtcgtcgtcgtactgCGATTCCTCGGCCTGAAGCCGCCTAGGCCCCTCGCCCCGCTCTGCATCTCGCGGCCCCGGAATCCTCAGGACCTCGCTGTCTTCTTGGCGTTGCCGCTCCAGGATGGCAATGTGCTCGGCGTGTGTTCGGCGCTGTGGTAGCTTCAGAGCGTCCTCACCCATCCCATCGCTTCTCTTGACAGTATCAGCGAACGAAATTGCCGTCTGGGCCGCACTGGTGCCGTCAGTCCTTTGGCCATGGGACTGTTCCTCCAATGGCCGGCCAGATTCAGTCACACCGGCGCCTCCATTGGCGCTTTCGGTAAGGTGCTCATCAGGAGAGCCAACCGCACCTCCACTAGACTTCTCGTCCGTCACTGTGGTGGTGTCGCTCTCATCGCTCTTGGCGACACCCGCGGGCCGAGAATGGTGTTTGGCAGCGTCGTCCAGCAAAATGCCATCATTGGTGATCCTTGGCGTGCGTCCATCATGTGGCATGACGGTAATATCGCGGCCGTTGACGCCTTGAACGGGCCTGGCCAGCTCCGCGTCGGGGCGAGACTTGGACTTGGACCTGGTGAAGGTCGGACGTCGGAGGCGAGCCTCACGAACCCATCTCTGAAACCGCTTCTCGAACCAGTACAGCCGAAGAAAGACGACGCACGAGTGCATGGTGATAGGATTAGAAACCATGGCAAACAGGTAGATCATACCCTGCTGAAAACCATTGAGCTTGTTCAGGTCCACCGGATTGAGACCGGCCTGCGtgttggcgccgctgccaaaCATGAGGGCATCAATGTAAGCTAATTCGCCCCGGCCCGAGGCGTATATTGCTATTGAAGCGATAATTGTTGCCGCGATGATCCAGAAATCTATTGGCGAGGGGTAAGCAAGTGTCAGAAGCCTGGTAGAGATGGTAGCGGGAGTCACTGACAGTGAACTGAGATGAAGTTGAAGTGCGGCTTCTTCGAAAAACATGCGGGCTTGAgagcgagcagctgcgcccAAAGAAACTTGCGTGCGCCTTCCAGCATGGCTGCTGATGTTCCGTTGAGGCGGGGTATTAGCTGAGGGTACGGCGTATGAGGGCTTCGGTCGGGTCTTTTATTGTTGTTTGAAAGGATCAAGGTCGTCTTTTTATGTCTCGTGAGTATCTGACGATACACAACCTCAAAAGGCAAATGGTGCGTGCAAGCGATGATGGCGTTTCTTGGTCTTTGTTGTCATTCACAAGTGAGTCCAGGCGAGGAACATCACAGGTAGGACTGGGGACACGACAAGCATGGTGGTGTGACGAAGTTGCTGGAGGTACGACGAATAGCGGCAAGACGAGCAAGTTGACGCGACAGGTCGTAAAACCTCCCGTGAGAGAGTTTCTGCAGGTGCAAGTCAGAGTTCGTACGCCCAGCACTCAGGATCCCGTAGCCTTTGgagttgctgctgctgcttctgctgctgaGGATGTTGGCTGCGCCGGGGTTTGTGTGGGAGGCAGCCAACGAGGGCGGGTTGGTGTCGAGCAGCAGTTATCGTCGTATTATGTGCGATGCGAAGAGTGACTATCTCAATGACTCGGCGAGTTGACGGGGAATGTACGATAAAAAAGGCACAAAGGGCCGCGTTGTCGTGTGGCCTATAGGCTCTCCGTGCGCGGATCCGGGGCCAGTGCTCTCCTCGGAGTCCAATGGCGGTGGTGTCTGTGCCCGGTGGCAGACACTAGTAAGGCAGTTTCCCAGACGGGCAGAGGGCAAGGGATCTGGTCGAATCGAACAGCCAGGATAGCGGTACGTTGCAGAACCCTGGCCGCAGCAGGGTGAcacaaggccaagggcacAGGAATGGACGGCGTCTGCAGTATGAGAACCGCGCAAGACCGAGACCTGGCGACGGTGCAATGGCGGACAGAggtatggatggatggatggatggatggagacgacgccgcggcggtggtggagggatGAAGGAGACGACCGAAGTGGCTCCTagcggccacggcagcaaTGACGACGGGACGGAATGTTTGTGCCTCTCGGATAATGCGTCCGACGAGGGTCTTCGCCTGTCGTCGAGCCGACGAGTGAACGGAGCGGCGGTTCGCCTTTCAGAtggccgctgcgctgcgctttGGTGGCTCGAGTCaaggcggccagcagcggtATCGTTCGTTTCGGTGTCGCCTTGTCTCCGTCGCGTGGTGCGGCACACCTGGTCAGTGCTGGCAACGGTCAAAGGGGACCAGGACCCTCCGTGTGCCGGAGCGCGCGGCCCGACCGGACGGGGTCTCGGGCGGCCCGCGAAGTttgtgccgccgtcgtcaaagGCGGAGCAAGCGGTCCCTCGACGCAGGGAGAGAAGGCTGCGCAATCAAAGAATCGGACGGAGTGTCTGTCCTGCTACCGCCGACCGAGGCAGGGCCGCGGGCCTTGTTGGgggtgtgggtgggtggtgtcgccgccgcgaaagTGTCGTTCGTCAGATCGCACAGATGTCTTGGCGGACg belongs to Purpureocillium takamizusanense chromosome 1, complete sequence and includes:
- the TRK1 gene encoding low affinity potassium transporter (EggNog:ENOG503NV12~COG:P~TransMembrane:10 (n8-16c22/23o32-50i57-77o89-113i465-487o507-525i537-565o600-623i635-655o661-681i724-740o)) — translated: MLEGARKFLWAQLLALKPACFSKKPHFNFISVHYFWIIAATIIASIAIYASGRGELAYIDALMFGSGANTQAGLNPVDLNKLNGFQQGMIYLFAMVSNPITMHSCVVFLRLYWFEKRFQRWVREARLRRPTFTRSKSKSRPDAELARPVQGVNGRDITVMPHDGRTPRITNDGILLDDAAKHHSRPAGVAKSDESDTTTVTDEKSSGGAVGSPDEHLTESANGGAGVTESGRPLEEQSHGQRTDGTSAAQTAISFADTVKRSDGMGEDALKLPQRRTHAEHIAILERQRQEDSEVLRIPGPRDAERGEGPRRLQAEESQYDDDNALARLQTADSRVDQQAVGASNRRGRNPTITIAEPEWRQRKEELTEDARAAAGTLESLRFRKPRTFNSGQKRYHEDGEERQPRPVRTRTMDTIRSALSRDKQGDMPYLSYTPTTGRNSNFIGLTLEQREELGGIEYRSLRTLALILLFYFWGFQLVILSCLLPYILHNNTYGKAVDDAGVTRTWWGFFTSNVAFMDVGFTLTPDSMISFQQSQFVLMIMWFFIIIGNTGFPVMLRFIIWVAAKVVPSGSGVWEELRFLLDHPRRCFTLLFPSGPNWWLFWILVMLNAVDLLFFLVLDLGTEPIARLPLHNRVVVGFFQAASTRTAGFSAVSLTELHPAMPVLYMIMMYISVFPIAISIRRTNVYEEKSLGVYHVHNLEDDGDAPALNYVGSHLRRQLSFDLWYVFLGFFIIIISEGGKIQDGNFNLFDVLFEVVSAYGTVGLSMGAKGINASLCSEFSVVGKLVIIAMQIRGRHRGLPYGLDRAVMLPSEARFQKEAEEAEAMLARINTGMSSATTSGMQRQPTHTNTARSRSISRERPPSNVIAQFLHPGPVVPRDRDITSNHYRRGSGDSRGLSLGARTNTEPIIEDEMEDLEELNSGGSSRFSKPRRVETAPEF